The following coding sequences are from one Microtus pennsylvanicus isolate mMicPen1 chromosome 1, mMicPen1.hap1, whole genome shotgun sequence window:
- the Pmis2 gene encoding transmembrane protein PMIS2, whose protein sequence is MATAPPSAPAEPAAPQNKRQLDRPQTEEELAFYARNHFIMTICAVILFPPFGLAALYFSRQTDEANKCSDWEGAYANSTRTIWMDVFAILMGLALIYTYVLLI, encoded by the exons ATGGCTACAGCCCCACCAAGTGCCCCTGCAGAGCCAGCAGCTCCCCAAAATAAAAGGCAACTAGACCGTCCACAGACTGAGGAAGAACTAGCGTTTTATGCTCGGAATCACTTTATCATGACGATCTGTGCAGTGATTCTTTTCCCACCCTTTGGATTGGCAGCCCTCTACTTCAGCCGCCAG ACCGACGAGGCCAATAAGTGCAGCGACTGGGAAGGCGCGTATGCCAACTCAACTCGAACTATATGGATGGATGTATTCGCCATTCTCATGGGTTTAGCCCTCATCTACACATATGTCCTGCTTATATGA